Proteins from a single region of Streptomyces spectabilis:
- a CDS encoding TetR/AcrR family transcriptional regulator — MTTGTRRRMGVEERRQQLIGVALELFSHRSPEDVSIDEIASAAGISRPLVYHYFPGKLSLYEAALKRAADELAERFVEPREGPLGARLLRVTGRFFGFVDEHGPGFYALMRGGPAVGSSTTNALIDSVRQAAYDQIVAHLGIAAPPARLELVVRSWISLAESTALIWLDGRRIPRAELELQLVHDFAALAAVSAAYDQEMAELLGQVLAEEPADGPFADLLSRLAALAPPVVLPS, encoded by the coding sequence ATGACTACGGGGACGCGGCGCAGGATGGGTGTGGAGGAGCGGCGGCAGCAGTTGATCGGGGTCGCGCTCGAACTGTTCAGCCACCGCTCGCCCGAGGACGTCTCCATCGACGAGATAGCCTCGGCCGCCGGCATCTCGCGCCCGCTCGTGTACCACTACTTCCCCGGCAAGCTCAGCCTGTACGAGGCCGCTCTCAAGCGCGCCGCCGACGAGCTGGCCGAGCGGTTCGTGGAGCCGCGCGAAGGGCCGCTCGGCGCGCGGCTGCTGCGGGTGACGGGCCGGTTCTTCGGCTTCGTGGACGAGCACGGGCCGGGCTTCTACGCACTGATGCGCGGCGGCCCCGCCGTCGGCTCCTCCACGACGAACGCCCTCATCGACTCGGTGCGGCAGGCCGCCTACGACCAGATCGTGGCGCACCTGGGCATCGCCGCGCCGCCCGCGCGCCTGGAGCTCGTCGTGCGCTCCTGGATCTCGCTCGCCGAGTCCACCGCCCTGATCTGGCTGGACGGCCGCCGCATTCCGCGCGCCGAGCTCGAACTGCAACTCGTGCACGACTTCGCGGCGTTGGCCGCGGTCAGCGCGGCGTACGACCAGGAGATGGCAGAGCTGCTCGGCCAGGTCCTCGCCGAGGAGCCGGCCGACGGGCCGTTCGCGGACCTGCTGTCCCGCCTCGCCGCGCTCGCGCCGCCCGTCGTGCTGCCCTCCTAG
- a CDS encoding fused response regulator/phosphatase: protein MGHEEATRSGGVTTVLVVDDVPASRYALGAVLRRAGHRVLLAGSAGEALLALDARLRAGDLPDVALVDVGLPDMSGYDLCRRMKESPTTAALPVVHFSAVAHGSLDRCRGLDAGAEAYLTVPAEPEEIQAVVRAAARGARRRSAATTRAGRLTLLAEAVLDIQSAGSPGELAETAAVQAARLSGTPAAAFVLDDEGEMHRGLSRRRAATALPDRGAHDAVARLLRSLMSGRTGSHSTVIPAPVWPSGFFGTSSFEPVPDVLEPYPDARAGNGHGPDGGRRHDDTLLVPPDGALLALARTRDDHAPVCLATPAHAREHATELTRLAHATARVAEQLFMYEKERHVALTLQRSFLPARLPRTPGAEVVVRYEPASREAEIGGDFYAALPTPAGVLTGIGDVVGHSLDAATVMVELRHALRAYCVEDPDPGALTERLDRMLQRYHPDVTATLCLALVDPASGRARIANAGHIPPLVVRDAGTADYVRARGPLLGLGLPRPGTVDVRLTPADRLLMVTDGLIETRGTDLAVSMEHLRVAAAGAPHGVAALCDTLFECFGRERDDDIALLALRLTGEEGPAGQT, encoded by the coding sequence ATGGGCCACGAAGAGGCGACCAGATCCGGTGGTGTCACCACGGTCCTGGTCGTCGACGACGTGCCCGCGAGCCGGTACGCGCTCGGCGCGGTCCTGCGCCGGGCCGGTCACCGCGTCCTGCTCGCGGGGAGCGCGGGCGAGGCCCTGCTCGCGCTCGACGCCCGGCTGCGCGCGGGCGACCTGCCCGACGTGGCACTCGTCGACGTAGGACTGCCCGACATGAGCGGCTACGACCTGTGCCGCCGCATGAAGGAGTCGCCGACGACCGCGGCCCTGCCCGTCGTGCACTTCTCCGCCGTCGCGCACGGCTCCCTCGACCGCTGCCGGGGCCTCGACGCGGGCGCCGAGGCCTATCTGACCGTGCCCGCCGAACCGGAGGAGATCCAGGCGGTGGTGCGCGCCGCCGCCCGCGGGGCCCGCCGCCGCAGCGCGGCCACCACCCGTGCGGGCCGGCTCACCCTGCTCGCCGAGGCCGTCCTCGACATCCAGTCCGCGGGCTCCCCGGGCGAGCTCGCCGAGACCGCCGCCGTCCAGGCGGCCCGGCTCAGCGGCACGCCCGCGGCGGCCTTCGTGCTCGACGACGAGGGCGAGATGCACCGCGGCCTCTCCCGCCGCCGGGCCGCGACCGCGCTGCCCGACCGGGGCGCCCACGACGCCGTGGCCCGGCTGCTGCGCAGCCTGATGTCCGGCAGGACCGGCTCCCACAGCACGGTGATCCCCGCGCCGGTCTGGCCCTCCGGGTTCTTCGGGACGAGCTCCTTCGAGCCGGTCCCGGACGTCCTGGAGCCGTACCCGGACGCCCGCGCGGGCAACGGCCACGGGCCCGACGGCGGCCGCCGCCACGACGACACCCTCCTCGTCCCGCCCGACGGCGCGCTGCTCGCCCTCGCGCGCACGCGCGACGATCACGCCCCGGTGTGCCTGGCCACCCCCGCCCACGCGCGTGAGCACGCCACCGAGCTCACCCGCCTCGCCCACGCCACCGCACGCGTCGCGGAGCAGCTGTTCATGTACGAGAAGGAGCGCCACGTCGCCCTCACCCTCCAGCGCAGCTTCCTGCCGGCCCGGCTGCCGCGCACCCCGGGCGCGGAGGTCGTGGTCCGCTACGAACCGGCCTCGCGGGAGGCGGAGATCGGCGGCGACTTCTACGCCGCGCTGCCCACGCCCGCGGGTGTGCTCACCGGCATCGGCGACGTCGTGGGCCACTCGCTCGACGCGGCCACGGTGATGGTGGAGCTGCGCCACGCGCTGCGCGCCTACTGCGTGGAGGACCCGGACCCCGGCGCGCTCACCGAGCGCCTGGACCGCATGCTTCAGCGCTACCACCCGGACGTCACGGCCACCCTGTGCCTGGCGCTCGTCGACCCGGCCTCGGGCCGGGCCCGCATCGCCAACGCCGGTCACATCCCGCCCCTCGTCGTCCGCGACGCCGGCACGGCCGACTACGTCCGGGCCCGGGGCCCGCTGCTCGGCCTCGGCCTGCCGCGCCCGGGGACCGTCGACGTGCGCCTCACGCCCGCGGACCGGCTCCTGATGGTCACCGACGGCCTGATCGAGACGCGCGGCACGGACCTCGCCGTGTCGATGGAGCACCTGCGCGTCGCGGCCGCGGGCGCACCGCACGGCGTGGCGGCCCTGTGCGACACGCTCTTCGAGTGCTTCGGCCGCGAACGGGACGACGACATCGCGCTGTTGGCGCTGCGCCTGACCGGCGAGGAAGGACCCGCCGGACAGACCTAG
- a CDS encoding glycoside hydrolase family 13 protein — translation MTQHITDATADDADRTTAAARTGWWRDAVIYQVYPRSFADSNGDGMGDLPGVTARLPHLRRLGVDAVWLSPFYASPQADAGYDVADYRAVDPVFGTLADADDLVRAAHALGLRVIVDIVPNHCSDRHEWFRQALAEGPGSPLRERFHFRPGKGADGELPPNDWESVFGGPAWTRTADGAWYLHLFAPEQPDFNWEHPAVREEFRSVLRFWLDLGVDGFRVDVAHGLIKAPGLPDVGHGEQVKLLGVRPTPYFDQDGVHEVYRDWRAVLDSYDGERVAVAEAWTPTVERSARYLRPGELHQAFNFAYLTTEWDAAALRSVIDRSLAAVNAVGAPATWVLSNHDVVRHATRLAADDPARGLRRARAATLLMLALPGSAYLYQGEELGLPEVADLPDEVRQDPAFFRGSGRDGAGQEGTRDGCRVPLPWSGTRPPFGFGPVEGGPSWLPQPAAWKDLTVEAQEADPGSTLSLYRAALAARRAHPALGAGDAVEWLESPDGVLVFRRRAAAGSGGAVVVAVNLTDRPVTLPVPGQSLLSSANSEPSGAKFDGAAAGAVVPPDTTVWWAA, via the coding sequence ATGACCCAGCACATCACGGACGCAACGGCCGACGACGCCGACCGCACCACCGCAGCCGCGCGCACCGGCTGGTGGCGCGACGCGGTCATCTACCAGGTGTACCCGCGCAGCTTCGCCGACTCCAACGGCGACGGCATGGGCGACCTGCCGGGCGTCACCGCCCGCCTCCCCCATCTGCGGCGGCTCGGCGTCGACGCCGTGTGGCTCTCGCCGTTCTACGCGTCGCCGCAGGCCGACGCCGGGTACGACGTCGCGGACTACCGCGCGGTCGACCCGGTGTTCGGCACCCTCGCCGACGCCGACGACCTGGTGCGCGCGGCCCACGCACTCGGTCTGCGCGTGATCGTCGACATCGTGCCGAACCACTGCTCGGACCGGCACGAGTGGTTCCGGCAGGCGCTCGCCGAAGGTCCCGGATCGCCGCTGCGGGAGCGGTTCCACTTCCGCCCCGGCAAGGGCGCGGACGGCGAACTGCCGCCGAACGACTGGGAGTCGGTGTTCGGCGGCCCCGCCTGGACCCGGACCGCGGACGGCGCGTGGTACCTGCACCTCTTCGCGCCCGAGCAGCCCGACTTCAACTGGGAGCACCCGGCGGTGCGCGAGGAGTTCCGCTCCGTGCTGCGGTTCTGGCTCGACCTCGGCGTCGACGGCTTCCGCGTCGACGTGGCGCACGGTCTGATCAAGGCGCCGGGCCTGCCGGACGTCGGCCACGGCGAACAGGTCAAGCTGCTCGGCGTGCGGCCCACGCCGTACTTCGACCAGGACGGCGTGCACGAGGTCTACCGCGACTGGCGCGCCGTCCTCGACTCGTACGACGGCGAGCGCGTGGCCGTCGCCGAGGCCTGGACGCCGACGGTGGAGCGCAGCGCCCGGTACCTGCGCCCGGGCGAGCTGCACCAGGCCTTCAACTTCGCCTATCTGACGACGGAGTGGGACGCGGCGGCGCTGCGCTCCGTGATCGACCGCTCGCTGGCCGCCGTGAACGCGGTCGGCGCCCCGGCGACCTGGGTGCTCTCCAACCACGACGTGGTCCGGCACGCCACCCGCCTGGCCGCCGACGACCCGGCGCGCGGCCTTCGCCGGGCGCGCGCCGCGACGCTGCTCATGCTGGCGCTGCCCGGCTCGGCGTACCTCTACCAGGGCGAGGAGCTGGGCCTGCCCGAGGTCGCGGACCTGCCCGACGAGGTGCGCCAGGACCCGGCGTTCTTCCGCGGCTCCGGCCGCGACGGGGCGGGGCAGGAGGGCACCCGTGACGGCTGCCGGGTGCCGCTGCCGTGGTCGGGGACCCGGCCGCCGTTCGGCTTCGGGCCCGTCGAGGGCGGCCCGAGCTGGCTGCCGCAGCCCGCCGCCTGGAAGGACCTCACCGTCGAGGCGCAGGAGGCGGACCCGGGCTCGACGCTCTCGCTGTACCGCGCGGCGCTCGCCGCGCGCCGCGCGCATCCGGCGCTCGGGGCGGGCGACGCCGTGGAGTGGCTGGAATCACCGGACGGCGTGCTCGTGTTCCGCAGGCGCGCGGCGGCGGGGTCCGGCGGCGCCGTCGTCGTCGCCGTGAACCTCACGGACCGTCCGGTGACGCTCCCCGTTCCCGGTCAGTCGCTCCTGAGCAGCGCCAACTCGGAACCCTCGGGAGCCAAGTTCGACGGCGCCGCCGCGGGCGCCGTCGTACCGCCGGACACGACGGTCTGGTGGGCAGCGTGA